A window of the Hypomesus transpacificus isolate Combined female chromosome 22, fHypTra1, whole genome shotgun sequence genome harbors these coding sequences:
- the psip1a gene encoding PC4 and SFRS1 interacting protein 1a isoform X1: protein MARDFKPGDLIFAKMKGYPHWPARIDEVPDGAVKPSNIKFPIFFFGTHETAFLGPKDIFPYLPNKDRYARPNKRKGFNEGLWEIENNPQVELNGPKMMPSDSMTEQDSDSNPELDEDGDKKKSKGSSGEAERDNEEEEMEEEVVMEVSEPGPQGQDSEADQDSDKEDAPASPSGKRRGRKPKTDKMTSLQDLHGSGSDMESAESDRKRKRAADERSRRGEEERRRRRDEGRARDEGKEPDAKRKRQTKEESSSEDDEVRGRRRQHNTEEKDEGRRRKQDEGREPGKDEGKKGDGERKDKKKEIPTESRLQRLHGEIKISLKIDNPDVNKCLAALDELGSLQLNTQHLQKHSELIATLKKIRRFKASQDVMDKASMLYNKFKSMFLVGEGEQALAQVLCRSTSEQKQYEEAKKGALRRAELAREGDNKMTNGDTCPDDEKQEADTPADPSPGDSAAAVQQEGI from the exons ATGGCACGGGACTTCAAACCAGGTGACCTGATTTTTGCCAAGATGAAGGGATATCCCCACTGGCCTGCCAGA atTGATGAAGTTCCAGATGGAGCTGTAAAACCTTCCAACATAAAGTTCCCAATCTTCTTCTTTGGAACCCACGAAAC AGCATTCCTGGGGCCCAAAGATATCTTCCCCTACCTGCCCAACAAGGACAGGTATGCCaggcccaacaagaggaagggCTTCAACGAGGGGCTCTGGGAGATCGAGAACAACCCCCAAGTGGAGCTCAACGGACCCAAG ATGATGCCGTCTGACTCGATGACAGAGCAGGATTCTGACAGCAATCCAGAACTGGACGAGGATGGAGATAAGAAGAAATCTAAA GGTTCGAGCGGGGAGGCAGAGCGAGataatgaggaggaggaaatggAGGAGGAAGTTGTCATGGAGGTCTCTGAACCCGGGCCTCAGGGCCAGGAT AGTGAAGCCGACCAGGACTCAGACAAAGAGGATGCACCCGCCAGCCCttcag gTAAGCGCAGAGGGAGGAAGCCCAAGACTGACAAGATGACCTCACTGCAGGATCTCCACGGCTCAGGAAGTGATAT GGAGTCTGCGGAgtctgacaggaagaggaagcgcGCGGCGGACGAGCGGTccaggagaggggaagaagagaggaggaggaggagggatgagggcagagccagggatGAGGGCAAGGAGCCAGACGctaagaggaagagacagaccaAGGAGGAGAGCTCGTCCGAGGATGACGAG GTCAGAGGTCGCAGGCGGCAGCACAACACGGAGGAGAAAGACGAGGGGAGGAGACGCAAGCAGGACGAGGGGAGAGA ACCAGGCAAAGATGAAGGGAAGaaaggagacggagagaggaaagacaagAAAAAAG AAATACCCACCGAATCACGGCTGCAGAGGTTGCATGGAGAAATCAAAATCTCTCTGAAGATTGACAACCCG gatgtgaACAAGTGTCTTGCAGCGCTGGATGAGTTAGGCTCTCTGCAGCTGAACACACAGCACCTGCAGAAGCACAGCGAGCTCATCGCCACCCTCAAGAAg ATCCGGCGGTTCAAGGCTAGCCAGGATGTGATGGACAAGGCCAGCATGCTGTATAACAAGTTCAAGAGCATGTtcctggtgggggagggagagcaggcgcTGGCCCAGGTGCTCTGCAGGTCCACCAGCGAACAGAAGCAGTACGAGGAGGCCAAGAAGGGAGCCCTGAGGAGGGCAGAGCTGGCcagggaaggag ATAACAAGATGACTAACGGGGACACGTGTCCAGATGATGAGAAGCAGGAGGCAGACACACCTGCAGACCCCTCCCCAGgagacag tgctgctgctgtccaGCAGGAGGGGATCTGA
- the psip1a gene encoding PC4 and SFRS1 interacting protein 1a isoform X2 — MARDFKPGDLIFAKMKGYPHWPARIDEVPDGAVKPSNIKFPIFFFGTHETAFLGPKDIFPYLPNKDRYARPNKRKGFNEGLWEIENNPQVELNGPKMMPSDSMTEQDSDSNPELDEDGDKKKSKSEADQDSDKEDAPASPSGKRRGRKPKTDKMTSLQDLHGSGSDMESAESDRKRKRAADERSRRGEEERRRRRDEGRARDEGKEPDAKRKRQTKEESSSEDDEVRGRRRQHNTEEKDEGRRRKQDEGREPGKDEGKKGDGERKDKKKEIPTESRLQRLHGEIKISLKIDNPDVNKCLAALDELGSLQLNTQHLQKHSELIATLKKIRRFKASQDVMDKASMLYNKFKSMFLVGEGEQALAQVLCRSTSEQKQYEEAKKGALRRAELAREGDNKMTNGDTCPDDEKQEADTPADPSPGDSAAAVQQEGI; from the exons ATGGCACGGGACTTCAAACCAGGTGACCTGATTTTTGCCAAGATGAAGGGATATCCCCACTGGCCTGCCAGA atTGATGAAGTTCCAGATGGAGCTGTAAAACCTTCCAACATAAAGTTCCCAATCTTCTTCTTTGGAACCCACGAAAC AGCATTCCTGGGGCCCAAAGATATCTTCCCCTACCTGCCCAACAAGGACAGGTATGCCaggcccaacaagaggaagggCTTCAACGAGGGGCTCTGGGAGATCGAGAACAACCCCCAAGTGGAGCTCAACGGACCCAAG ATGATGCCGTCTGACTCGATGACAGAGCAGGATTCTGACAGCAATCCAGAACTGGACGAGGATGGAGATAAGAAGAAATCTAAA AGTGAAGCCGACCAGGACTCAGACAAAGAGGATGCACCCGCCAGCCCttcag gTAAGCGCAGAGGGAGGAAGCCCAAGACTGACAAGATGACCTCACTGCAGGATCTCCACGGCTCAGGAAGTGATAT GGAGTCTGCGGAgtctgacaggaagaggaagcgcGCGGCGGACGAGCGGTccaggagaggggaagaagagaggaggaggaggagggatgagggcagagccagggatGAGGGCAAGGAGCCAGACGctaagaggaagagacagaccaAGGAGGAGAGCTCGTCCGAGGATGACGAG GTCAGAGGTCGCAGGCGGCAGCACAACACGGAGGAGAAAGACGAGGGGAGGAGACGCAAGCAGGACGAGGGGAGAGA ACCAGGCAAAGATGAAGGGAAGaaaggagacggagagaggaaagacaagAAAAAAG AAATACCCACCGAATCACGGCTGCAGAGGTTGCATGGAGAAATCAAAATCTCTCTGAAGATTGACAACCCG gatgtgaACAAGTGTCTTGCAGCGCTGGATGAGTTAGGCTCTCTGCAGCTGAACACACAGCACCTGCAGAAGCACAGCGAGCTCATCGCCACCCTCAAGAAg ATCCGGCGGTTCAAGGCTAGCCAGGATGTGATGGACAAGGCCAGCATGCTGTATAACAAGTTCAAGAGCATGTtcctggtgggggagggagagcaggcgcTGGCCCAGGTGCTCTGCAGGTCCACCAGCGAACAGAAGCAGTACGAGGAGGCCAAGAAGGGAGCCCTGAGGAGGGCAGAGCTGGCcagggaaggag ATAACAAGATGACTAACGGGGACACGTGTCCAGATGATGAGAAGCAGGAGGCAGACACACCTGCAGACCCCTCCCCAGgagacag tgctgctgctgtccaGCAGGAGGGGATCTGA